In one window of Aquimarina spinulae DNA:
- a CDS encoding DUF5050 domain-containing protein — protein sequence MKYIKTITILLPLLSFLVGYSQNNKKPESIPYTIAYSSKETGDSEIYLTDSKAESKTRITNRPGRDGYIAWSPDGKRITSYGYYDGGNTWSIHTMNSDGTNMKRLTHAKNKWDNSPTWSPDGKKIVFARDYQDSEEVWRAELWIMNSNGSEQAQIKPLNGGGPYFTQEGKLVFHSIFHSDSEEICIANIDGSNITKLTNNKAKDLHPEVSADGKQIVFMSNRDGNHEIYVMNIDGSNQKRLTNNDVDDWNPSWSPDGSKIIFQSSDENGEKHVYMMKNDGSSVGKFINNAFGAVWLKTQK from the coding sequence ATGAAATATATAAAAACCATCACCATCCTTTTACCTTTACTTTCTTTTTTGGTTGGTTATAGTCAGAATAATAAAAAACCAGAATCAATACCCTATACGATTGCTTATTCATCAAAAGAAACAGGTGATTCAGAAATTTACCTGACCGATAGTAAAGCTGAATCAAAAACTAGAATCACCAATCGCCCTGGGAGAGATGGTTATATAGCTTGGTCTCCTGATGGAAAACGTATCACTTCTTATGGTTATTACGATGGAGGAAACACATGGTCTATTCATACTATGAATAGCGATGGTACAAACATGAAACGATTAACGCACGCAAAAAACAAATGGGATAATTCACCTACGTGGTCTCCTGATGGAAAAAAAATTGTTTTTGCAAGAGATTATCAAGATTCGGAAGAAGTTTGGAGGGCAGAACTTTGGATTATGAATTCAAATGGTAGTGAACAGGCTCAAATAAAACCACTGAATGGTGGAGGACCATATTTTACTCAAGAAGGAAAACTCGTCTTTCATTCCATTTTTCATTCCGATAGTGAAGAAATCTGCATAGCCAATATTGATGGCAGCAACATAACTAAGTTAACCAATAATAAAGCTAAAGATTTGCATCCTGAAGTTTCTGCCGATGGTAAACAAATAGTTTTTATGTCTAATAGAGATGGAAATCATGAAATTTATGTAATGAATATAGATGGCTCAAATCAAAAACGATTAACAAATAATGATGTTGATGATTGGAATCCTTCCTGGTCTCCTGATGGTTCTAAAATAATTTTCCAATCCTCGGATGAGAATGGAGAAAAACATGTCTATATGATGAAAAATGATGGTTCCTCAGTAGGAAAATTTATAAATAACGCTTTTGGTGCAGTCTGGCTAAAAACACAAAAATAA
- a CDS encoding sensor histidine kinase: MVKRKNLIDWILQNRVVSHLIFWGLVFISLPILAALNEGSVEKTVNASLSFLPAQLLASYFLVYYQVPKLLFKKKYLKFGFSFLISTYVFLVISKLSNMYLTKFFIPKYYEEESFIEILADPFHLAVVHFPSVYVFVFLMLMTKIVKDRFEERHQLEVLQKEKANTELKFLKAQINPHFLFNTLNNLYSLTLEESSEKASEVVLKLSDMLDYMLYQCKDPEVPLKNEITFIQDYIGLESLRYGNKLTLDFTYQLHDPNVMIAPLILISFVENAFKHGASNTLNDSVIKIELTTNQDQLCFKVFNTLPMDKTDTTENESNSGIGFSNSKRQLELNYKSNYTLKSTQTDKDFQVVLTINLQ; encoded by the coding sequence ATGGTTAAAAGAAAGAACTTAATTGATTGGATTCTTCAGAATAGAGTTGTTTCGCATCTAATATTTTGGGGGTTGGTATTCATCAGCTTACCGATATTGGCTGCATTAAATGAGGGAAGCGTTGAAAAGACTGTAAACGCGAGTTTGAGTTTTTTACCTGCCCAATTATTAGCAAGTTATTTTTTAGTCTATTATCAGGTCCCCAAACTTCTATTTAAAAAGAAGTATCTTAAGTTTGGATTCTCTTTTTTGATATCTACATATGTGTTTTTAGTTATTTCAAAGCTTTCAAATATGTACTTGACTAAATTTTTTATTCCTAAATATTACGAGGAGGAAAGCTTCATAGAAATATTAGCAGACCCATTTCACTTGGCTGTCGTTCATTTTCCATCGGTCTATGTATTTGTTTTTTTAATGCTAATGACTAAGATAGTTAAGGACCGTTTTGAAGAACGTCATCAACTGGAAGTTTTACAAAAAGAAAAAGCGAATACTGAGCTTAAGTTTTTAAAAGCGCAAATCAATCCGCATTTTTTGTTTAACACGTTGAATAATTTGTATTCGTTAACCTTAGAAGAATCCTCTGAAAAAGCATCTGAAGTTGTTTTAAAATTATCGGACATGCTGGATTATATGCTGTATCAATGTAAAGACCCTGAGGTCCCGCTAAAAAATGAAATTACCTTTATACAGGATTACATAGGTTTGGAATCCCTGCGATATGGTAATAAGTTAACATTGGATTTTACTTACCAACTCCATGACCCCAACGTAATGATTGCTCCCCTAATACTGATTTCATTTGTAGAAAATGCTTTTAAGCACGGTGCAAGTAATACCTTGAATGATTCAGTAATCAAAATTGAATTAACCACAAACCAGGATCAGCTTTGTTTTAAAGTTTTTAATACCTTACCTATGGACAAAACAGATACTACAGAAAATGAATCAAATTCTGGAATTGGATTTTCCAATTCGAAACGACAATTAGAATTAAATTATAAAAGCAACTATACCCTGAAAAGTACCCAAACAGACAAAGACTTTCAGGTAGTATTAACGATTAATTTACAGTAA
- a CDS encoding LytR/AlgR family response regulator transcription factor translates to MAIKCMVIDDEPLAIKVLEKHIKKVPELELLAAFDNPIHAGDFLQKNTVDLLFLDIQMPVVTGIDFIKNTNIQPKVILTTAYREYALEGYELDIIDYLLKPISFIRFYKSINKYKALSAGIQYVSDESPEAKRTLDHIFVNANKRMIRVEFSNILFIDSIKDYVRIHTANDTIITKDKISVFLQKLPSNFLRVHRSYIINTEKITSFTSKDIVLLNGTEVPIGASYKEIIKLIKN, encoded by the coding sequence ATGGCAATTAAATGTATGGTCATAGATGATGAACCGTTAGCAATCAAGGTACTTGAAAAGCACATCAAGAAAGTTCCTGAACTAGAGCTGTTAGCTGCTTTTGACAATCCTATTCATGCCGGAGATTTTCTTCAAAAGAATACCGTTGACCTTTTGTTTTTGGATATCCAAATGCCTGTAGTTACCGGTATTGATTTTATAAAAAACACAAACATACAACCCAAAGTTATACTAACCACAGCCTACAGAGAATATGCTTTAGAAGGATATGAACTGGATATCATTGATTATTTGTTAAAACCCATATCTTTTATTCGGTTTTATAAATCTATCAATAAATACAAAGCATTGAGTGCAGGGATCCAATACGTTTCTGATGAATCACCAGAAGCTAAGAGAACATTGGATCACATCTTTGTAAATGCTAACAAAAGAATGATTCGTGTCGAATTTAGTAACATTTTGTTTATCGACAGTATTAAAGATTATGTAAGAATCCATACTGCAAATGATACCATCATTACCAAAGATAAGATCAGTGTCTTTTTACAAAAATTACCTTCTAATTTTTTGAGGGTGCATCGTTCCTATATTATTAATACAGAAAAAATTACTTCTTTTACTTCAAAAGATATTGTCCTACTTAATGGTACGGAAGTTCCGATTGGTGCCTCCTATAAAGAAATTATTAAGTTAATTAAAAATTAA
- a CDS encoding CPBP family intramembrane glutamic endopeptidase, translating to MKNNIKENNQLSFLFDLIIYITIMFLIRETFIPNTHYLVTGFLYSGTTLLVATWQMRRREVTWKSLGLIRPKNITKTFLNAGIIFITIIVTLLIFNLIQDSFLVVKESSEAVKGTNTGYSLSNGDYGYFFSVILFVWLQSAFEELLERGFLITWIEGLFSNLKFRTAIAITIQACIWGFRHSYDISERSISVALIGIIMGIAYVKLNRNLWPVIIAHCAMNTMSMI from the coding sequence ATGAAAAATAATATAAAAGAAAACAACCAACTTAGTTTTCTCTTTGATCTAATTATTTACATAACAATCATGTTTTTGATTAGAGAGACCTTTATCCCTAACACACACTATTTAGTTACAGGTTTTTTATATTCAGGTACTACTTTATTAGTAGCTACTTGGCAAATGAGAAGGAGAGAAGTTACATGGAAATCTTTAGGACTGATTAGGCCTAAAAACATTACTAAAACATTTTTAAATGCAGGAATAATATTTATTACTATAATCGTTACACTTCTTATTTTCAATCTAATACAAGATTCATTTTTGGTTGTTAAAGAAAGTAGTGAAGCGGTAAAAGGAACCAATACAGGGTATTCTCTTAGTAATGGAGATTACGGCTATTTTTTTTCTGTTATTCTTTTTGTATGGCTACAATCTGCTTTTGAAGAACTACTAGAAAGAGGTTTCTTAATTACCTGGATAGAGGGGTTGTTTTCAAATTTAAAATTTAGGACAGCAATTGCGATTACAATACAAGCCTGCATTTGGGGTTTTAGACACTCGTATGATATTTCTGAACGTTCTATATCAGTAGCGCTAATCGGAATTATTATGGGGATTGCTTATGTGAAACTCAATAGAAATTTATGGCCTGTGATCATAGCACATTGTGCAATGAATACTATGTCTATGATATAA
- a CDS encoding serine hydrolase — protein MIKVITFLMICFVSGVQAQTINDKIEEMMQKHVELDQFSGTVLLAKEGKILYQKAFGDANKSYQIKNNIDTKFNIASMGKMFTGVSIMQLEEQGKLNINDPVIKYLKDFPFGNKITIHHLLSHTSGLSNYMRHKVYRANRGKRYVINDIIPFIYEQKLEFDIPGKKFAYSNSGMVVLGAIIEKISGQSYSEFITQNIFIPAKMNNTQMRFWDDVVENRALGYLKSISGKYTNTIYTNSSPQSDGGILSTVKDMLKFDQALYTSLLINENSKKKLFTNVIPKVTYGLAFQIENKNNNRVVGHGGGLPGFSSYFSRYLDDKYTIIALSNYDMISRNIVYYIEDILYNKKYQLPKERLRFFIYSNKAKINNFNDLKDIENFVKIHNYSLNHPQRLNLIAYEFMREKDTEFAIKLFKLNVHLFPDEANMYDSLGEAYENNEQFDLALKNYEKAVEVAKKQSHRLLSSFTANLNRFKEKLQ, from the coding sequence ATGATTAAAGTAATTACATTTTTAATGATTTGTTTTGTGTCAGGTGTACAGGCACAAACAATAAACGACAAAATAGAGGAAATGATGCAAAAGCATGTTGAGCTTGATCAATTTTCAGGAACTGTTTTACTGGCAAAAGAAGGCAAAATTTTATATCAAAAAGCTTTTGGCGATGCAAATAAAAGTTATCAAATAAAAAACAATATAGATACAAAGTTTAATATTGCTTCAATGGGAAAAATGTTTACCGGCGTTTCCATTATGCAATTAGAAGAACAAGGGAAATTAAATATTAATGATCCGGTTATAAAATACCTGAAAGATTTTCCATTTGGCAATAAAATAACTATTCATCATTTACTGTCTCATACTTCAGGTTTAAGCAATTACATGCGGCACAAAGTGTATAGAGCGAATAGAGGGAAACGTTACGTAATCAATGATATAATACCTTTTATTTATGAACAAAAATTAGAGTTTGATATTCCAGGAAAAAAATTTGCATATTCTAATTCTGGAATGGTTGTGTTAGGTGCAATTATTGAAAAAATTTCAGGACAGTCTTATTCAGAATTTATTACTCAGAATATCTTTATTCCTGCTAAAATGAACAATACACAAATGAGATTCTGGGATGATGTTGTCGAAAATAGAGCATTAGGTTATTTAAAGTCAATATCTGGTAAGTATACAAATACGATATATACAAATAGTTCACCACAATCTGATGGAGGAATATTATCTACAGTTAAAGATATGTTGAAATTTGATCAAGCATTATACACTTCACTTCTAATTAATGAAAATTCTAAAAAGAAATTATTTACCAATGTTATACCAAAAGTAACTTATGGTTTGGCATTTCAGATAGAAAATAAAAATAATAATAGAGTAGTAGGTCATGGTGGAGGATTACCAGGATTTTCGTCATATTTTTCAAGATATTTAGATGACAAATACACCATAATCGCTCTATCTAACTACGACATGATATCTAGAAACATTGTATACTATATAGAAGATATCTTATACAATAAAAAATACCAATTGCCAAAAGAGAGATTACGCTTTTTTATTTACAGCAACAAAGCTAAAATCAATAATTTCAATGACTTAAAAGATATTGAGAACTTTGTGAAAATACATAACTATTCTCTTAATCATCCACAACGTTTAAATCTTATTGCTTATGAGTTTATGAGAGAAAAAGATACTGAATTTGCTATAAAATTATTTAAGCTAAATGTGCATTTATTTCCTGATGAAGCAAATATGTATGATAGTTTAGGTGAAGCTTACGAGAATAATGAACAATTCGATTTAGCTTTAAAAAACTACGAAAAAGCGGTAGAAGTAGCTAAAAAGCAATCTCATAGGCTGTTAAGTTCTTTTACGGCTAACCTAAATCGATTTAAAGAAAAGTTACAATAG
- a CDS encoding LytR/AlgR family response regulator transcription factor: MILSCILIDDEPLALNLLEGYVKSTPFLKLIAKCNSAIAAMEIIEHKSVDLIFTDIQMPNLSGIEFSKLLLNKNTKVIFTTAFEEFALESYKVNAIDYLVKPISYPEFFSAANKAKQLMLNNSNQTNYIDDYIFVKSDYKLIKINLKDLIYVEGLKDYLKLYTVNSEKPILTLKSMKSLAEELSKKSFMRVHRSFLVNLKMITTIERNRIVFGDKYIPVSEKYRKDFQRFINTDFT, from the coding sequence ATGATACTTTCTTGTATTTTGATTGATGACGAACCTTTAGCTCTTAATTTATTAGAAGGTTATGTGAAATCTACACCTTTTTTAAAATTGATTGCTAAATGCAATAGTGCGATTGCTGCAATGGAAATTATAGAACACAAATCGGTTGATTTGATTTTTACAGACATACAAATGCCTAACCTATCTGGTATTGAATTCTCTAAACTACTTTTAAACAAAAACACTAAAGTTATTTTTACAACTGCATTTGAAGAATTTGCACTCGAAAGTTATAAAGTTAATGCTATTGACTACTTAGTAAAACCAATTAGTTATCCTGAGTTTTTCTCTGCTGCGAATAAGGCAAAACAATTAATGCTTAACAACTCAAATCAAACAAACTATATAGATGATTATATTTTTGTAAAGTCAGATTACAAGTTAATTAAGATAAATTTAAAAGACTTAATTTATGTTGAAGGTTTAAAAGATTATTTAAAACTCTACACAGTTAACTCTGAAAAGCCAATCCTCACTTTAAAAAGCATGAAATCTTTAGCAGAAGAGTTGTCTAAAAAAAGCTTTATGCGTGTACATCGTTCTTTTCTTGTTAATTTAAAGATGATAACGACAATAGAACGTAATCGTATTGTATTTGGAGATAAATACATTCCAGTTTCAGAAAAATACAGAAAAGATTTTCAAAGATTTATTAATACCGATTTTACATAA
- a CDS encoding sensor histidine kinase has product MQKGYLKIILHSFLWLVVFIYPIASLNHIPNGQYLINRNWLSISSVFLAFYINYFVLVDQFFFKSKKVLFYILNIVLVVIIYVLLKRLLQLNVFHPTINGELIREVRSGAMTTVQLMLPIILSIGMCVGLKVNSRFNKNRLLLQQVKQTQLDTEIKYLKYQVQPHFLFNTLNNIYALIDSSPFLAKESIHTLSKLMRYLLHEASINKVPIVKEIEFLERYIDLMQLRVSANLTLKKNFPIINQPIQIAPLLLISFVENAFKHGIDAIQPSFIYIDLKIENDCINYSVTNSSFPEKEKVTNSGIGLENLKKRLELLYPNKFKLTTREENNEYIATLILNFKK; this is encoded by the coding sequence ATGCAGAAAGGTTATTTAAAAATAATATTGCACAGTTTTTTATGGCTGGTTGTATTTATATATCCAATAGCTTCATTAAATCATATTCCAAATGGGCAATATCTTATTAATAGAAATTGGCTGTCTATTTCAAGTGTTTTTCTTGCTTTTTACATCAATTACTTTGTGTTAGTAGATCAGTTTTTTTTTAAAAGTAAAAAGGTGTTATTTTATATTTTAAATATTGTTTTGGTTGTTATAATCTATGTTTTATTAAAAAGACTATTACAATTAAATGTATTTCATCCAACAATTAATGGAGAATTAATACGAGAGGTAAGAAGTGGTGCTATGACTACTGTTCAATTAATGTTACCCATAATTTTAAGTATTGGCATGTGTGTTGGCTTAAAAGTAAATTCAAGATTTAATAAAAATAGATTATTATTACAACAAGTAAAACAAACACAATTAGATACTGAAATTAAATATTTAAAATATCAAGTTCAGCCACATTTTCTTTTTAATACCTTAAATAATATTTATGCATTAATTGATAGCTCTCCTTTTTTGGCTAAAGAGTCAATACACACCTTAAGTAAACTGATGCGTTACCTATTACACGAAGCATCAATTAATAAAGTTCCTATTGTAAAAGAAATAGAATTTCTAGAACGTTATATAGATTTAATGCAATTGCGGGTATCTGCTAATCTAACGTTAAAAAAGAATTTTCCTATAATTAATCAACCTATACAAATTGCTCCATTGCTTCTTATTTCTTTTGTAGAAAATGCTTTTAAACATGGTATAGATGCTATACAACCAAGCTTTATTTATATTGACTTAAAAATAGAAAATGATTGTATTAATTATTCTGTTACTAATTCTTCTTTTCCCGAAAAAGAAAAAGTTACCAATTCTGGAATAGGGCTAGAGAACTTAAAAAAACGATTAGAACTATTGTATCCTAATAAGTTTAAATTAACAACCAGAGAAGAAAACAACGAATATATTGCAACATTAATACTTAATTTTAAAAAATGA
- a CDS encoding S41 family peptidase has protein sequence MKKTLIILSLFLCSQLWSQETLTTAQWQEDLRFLQKTIHRDYSFLFVKTTKENFDTQVETLYNDIPNLQEHEIIVGLSRLVSLFKYGHTYISFHQKPFEFSQFPFNLYEFNDGIYIQGTHKNYPEAVGAKVIAVEGKPILEVLKAIEPTVEVENSQYFKAYGINNIRYPEVLHAQKITKTLQNTITLTLEKGGKVFTQSFTALAKGETVPTHRGYVHQKDNWLDARDQSTTPLYLEHLDKVYFSEYLAKEKAMYVRHSRIADEAEESTKDFYARVFNEIETNDTEKLIIDLRLNGGGNNYLNKDVIKGLIKSEKINKIGKLFVIIGKRTFSACQNLVNEIDNYTNVIFVGEPTAENVNFWGDNRPVRLPNSAINISLSYLWWQDKPALENADWIAPSVPVTMSFDEYANNQDPVLEAALTFNAQDFKPKPMDYIISLYLSGQTQKLAEELPKMIQDPLYAFCDFEMELIKIGNILLQSGRVPQIQASIQVFSMILELFPNSANAYKYLGESYIALQDPHKAREALKKAISLDSDGEIGKNAKEVLNKIN, from the coding sequence ATGAAAAAAACACTAATTATACTCAGCCTATTTCTATGTTCTCAGTTATGGTCTCAAGAGACTCTAACTACAGCTCAATGGCAGGAAGATCTTCGATTTTTACAAAAAACGATACATAGGGACTATTCGTTTCTTTTTGTAAAAACAACAAAAGAAAATTTTGATACCCAAGTAGAAACACTATACAATGACATTCCGAATTTACAAGAACACGAAATTATTGTTGGTCTTTCTCGACTCGTGTCTTTATTCAAATACGGGCATACCTATATTAGTTTTCATCAAAAGCCATTTGAATTTTCACAATTTCCTTTCAATTTATATGAATTTAATGATGGGATTTATATTCAGGGAACACACAAGAACTACCCAGAAGCAGTTGGAGCAAAAGTCATAGCAGTAGAAGGGAAGCCAATTCTAGAAGTTCTAAAAGCAATTGAACCGACAGTAGAAGTAGAGAATTCACAATATTTTAAAGCTTACGGAATTAATAATATACGGTATCCTGAAGTCTTACATGCCCAAAAAATAACAAAAACCCTTCAAAATACGATAACACTTACGTTAGAAAAAGGAGGAAAAGTATTTACACAATCCTTTACTGCATTGGCCAAAGGAGAAACTGTGCCTACCCACCGTGGCTATGTACATCAAAAAGACAATTGGTTAGATGCAAGAGACCAATCAACAACACCTTTATATTTAGAGCACCTGGATAAGGTTTACTTCTCAGAATACTTAGCCAAAGAAAAGGCGATGTATGTTAGACATAGTAGAATAGCAGATGAAGCCGAAGAAAGTACCAAGGATTTTTATGCCCGTGTTTTTAATGAAATAGAAACTAATGATACCGAGAAATTAATTATCGATTTGCGTTTAAATGGTGGTGGAAATAACTATTTAAATAAAGATGTTATAAAAGGTCTTATTAAATCTGAAAAGATAAATAAAATAGGAAAGCTCTTTGTTATTATTGGAAAACGAACTTTTTCTGCTTGCCAAAACCTGGTTAATGAAATAGACAATTATACTAATGTTATTTTTGTGGGAGAGCCCACAGCAGAAAATGTCAATTTTTGGGGAGATAACCGCCCTGTAAGACTTCCAAACAGTGCTATTAATATCTCTTTGTCGTATTTATGGTGGCAAGATAAACCAGCTTTAGAAAATGCAGATTGGATAGCCCCTAGTGTTCCGGTTACTATGAGTTTTGATGAGTATGCTAACAATCAGGACCCTGTATTAGAAGCAGCATTAACTTTTAATGCACAGGATTTTAAACCTAAGCCAATGGATTATATCATAAGCTTGTATTTATCTGGACAAACACAAAAACTGGCAGAAGAACTTCCTAAAATGATTCAAGACCCACTGTATGCGTTTTGTGATTTTGAGATGGAGTTAATTAAAATAGGAAACATTTTATTGCAAAGTGGTCGTGTACCACAAATTCAGGCTTCCATTCAAGTGTTTTCTATGATTTTAGAGTTATTTCCAAATTCAGCAAACGCATATAAATATCTGGGAGAATCGTACATCGCATTACAAGACCCCCATAAAGCAAGAGAAGCACTCAAAAAGGCTATTTCTTTGGATTCTGATGGTGAAATAGGGAAGAATGCTAAAGAAGTGCTTAATAAGATTAACTAA
- a CDS encoding helix-turn-helix domain-containing protein, producing MADINSFFSLKNTIGNLTDNDINQTANYLEAIEAFTRTTYKSIYVIDYEVKGFEYVSDNPLFLCGNSAVEVKEMGYGFYFKYVPEKDLELLLKINTIGFDFYEKIPLQERKDYSISYDFHLKNEEGKTILINQKLTPLFLTESGKIWKAICFVSLSTQQNSGNITIIKKDGAQKMTYDLTTDCWKSVKKIELSMREKEILQYSIRGYAINEISEKIYISPDTVKFHRKKLYEKLGVANIYEAISYATINKLL from the coding sequence ATGGCTGACATTAATTCTTTTTTTTCTTTAAAAAATACAATCGGAAATCTAACAGATAACGATATTAATCAAACAGCAAATTATCTCGAAGCCATAGAAGCTTTTACAAGGACTACATACAAGAGTATCTATGTAATTGATTATGAAGTAAAAGGGTTTGAGTATGTGTCAGACAACCCGTTATTTTTATGTGGAAATTCTGCTGTAGAAGTCAAAGAAATGGGATATGGTTTTTATTTTAAATATGTGCCAGAAAAAGATTTGGAACTACTTTTAAAAATAAATACAATTGGTTTTGACTTTTATGAAAAAATACCTCTTCAAGAGCGGAAGGATTATAGTATATCGTATGATTTTCATTTAAAAAATGAAGAGGGTAAAACCATTTTAATCAATCAAAAGTTGACACCTTTATTTTTAACAGAAAGTGGAAAAATATGGAAAGCAATTTGTTTCGTATCACTGTCTACACAACAAAATTCTGGTAACATTACCATTATCAAAAAAGATGGTGCACAAAAAATGACTTATGATTTAACGACCGATTGTTGGAAATCTGTAAAAAAGATTGAACTCTCTATGAGAGAAAAAGAAATACTGCAATACTCTATTCGAGGTTATGCTATAAATGAAATTTCAGAAAAAATTTACATTTCTCCAGATACTGTAAAATTTCACAGAAAAAAACTTTATGAAAAGTTAGGTGTTGCTAATATTTATGAAGCTATTTCTTATGCAACTATTAATAAACTATTATAA
- a CDS encoding alpha/beta fold hydrolase, protein MKTTKITFCLVSVLIITSSICVITSRSSSKFPKFNSNQILKEGDVLIEKGIHKNREHKKYPKKIKTDYISLAVKENRNNPASRVITIPVKRLHSLSDTPKAPIFLLDGGPGNSNLSNNLVKNMLWLLDNHDIVMVGYRGVDGSVTLDSKAFEEALMVDTNAFTESHFEKLGMVWKNELIRFKNEGIDIDGYNVIEVIDDIELVRNILGYNKINLFGFSYGTRLAYLSGLRYPESIHRSIIGGISPPGHFVWNPEITDAILKKYGDLWKENSLNLKRSPDIIKTIQSVFLTLPEKWKKIDLDPGKIRVMMFNIMYKTSGVGKIFDAFVAAENGDYSGLALLVMMYDLLPEMENIVWGDLFAKALSSDYLSGTDYINGMNSKNNLLGAPMSKLFSLVSFSDWKIHMIPEKYRKLDTSYINTLMIAGNFDIATPLENTQKMIKYLPNGKLAIFSDYAHHDYSSLLTNTNSITMLKEFYLTGEVLSEDIIHTPAKIGEPKKSPQKMGKKFYRLKRLGLLKTIVKLFM, encoded by the coding sequence ATGAAAACTACAAAAATTACTTTTTGTTTAGTAAGTGTACTTATAATCACATCAAGTATTTGTGTTATTACTTCTAGGTCATCGTCGAAATTTCCAAAGTTCAATAGCAATCAAATCTTAAAAGAAGGAGATGTTTTAATAGAAAAAGGAATCCATAAGAATAGAGAGCATAAAAAATATCCAAAAAAAATTAAGACAGATTATATTTCATTGGCTGTCAAAGAAAATCGAAACAATCCGGCCAGCAGAGTGATCACAATTCCTGTTAAGAGACTACATTCATTAAGCGATACACCTAAAGCTCCTATTTTCTTATTAGATGGAGGCCCGGGGAATAGTAATTTGAGTAATAATTTGGTTAAGAACATGCTATGGTTATTAGACAATCACGATATAGTTATGGTTGGTTATCGAGGAGTAGATGGTTCGGTTACGTTAGATTCTAAAGCTTTTGAAGAAGCACTAATGGTTGATACCAATGCTTTTACCGAATCACATTTTGAAAAATTAGGAATGGTTTGGAAAAATGAATTGATAAGGTTTAAAAATGAAGGTATTGACATTGATGGATATAATGTTATTGAAGTAATTGACGATATCGAATTAGTTAGAAATATACTGGGGTACAATAAAATAAATCTATTTGGTTTTAGCTATGGTACACGGCTTGCATATTTAAGTGGTTTGCGTTACCCAGAAAGTATTCATAGAAGTATTATTGGTGGAATAAGTCCGCCAGGACATTTTGTTTGGAATCCTGAAATAACAGATGCTATTTTAAAAAAATACGGCGATTTATGGAAAGAAAACTCTTTAAACCTTAAACGATCACCTGATATCATTAAAACAATACAAAGTGTTTTTTTGACCTTACCTGAAAAATGGAAAAAAATTGACCTGGATCCCGGTAAAATACGTGTAATGATGTTTAATATAATGTATAAAACCTCGGGGGTTGGTAAAATATTTGATGCTTTTGTTGCCGCCGAAAATGGAGACTATAGTGGTCTGGCATTATTAGTGATGATGTATGACTTGCTTCCTGAAATGGAAAATATTGTTTGGGGAGATCTTTTTGCGAAAGCACTTTCATCAGATTATCTTTCTGGTACTGATTATATCAATGGAATGAATTCAAAAAATAATCTTTTAGGGGCTCCGATGTCAAAATTATTTTCTTTAGTTAGTTTTTCTGATTGGAAAATCCATATGATTCCTGAAAAATATAGAAAACTAGATACATCTTATATAAATACACTAATGATAGCAGGAAATTTTGATATTGCGACGCCATTAGAAAATACTCAAAAAATGATTAAATACTTACCGAATGGAAAACTAGCAATTTTTTCTGATTATGCACATCATGACTATAGTTCGTTATTAACAAACACGAATTCAATAACAATGCTAAAAGAATTCTATTTAACAGGTGAGGTATTAAGTGAAGATATAATTCACACTCCTGCTAAGATTGGTGAGCCTAAGAAAAGTCCACAAAAAATGGGAAAGAAGTTTTATAGATTGAAAAGGCTTGGTTTATTAAAAACAATTGTAAAACTATTTATGTAA